From the genome of Silurus meridionalis isolate SWU-2019-XX chromosome 12, ASM1480568v1, whole genome shotgun sequence, one region includes:
- the katnal1 gene encoding LOW QUALITY PROTEIN: katanin p60 ATPase-containing subunit A-like 1 (The sequence of the model RefSeq protein was modified relative to this genomic sequence to represent the inferred CDS: inserted 1 base in 1 codon), producing the protein MNLADICDNTKKGREYALLGNYDSSMVYYQGVLQQIQKHCQSLRDPALKVKWHQVRQELVEEYEQVRSIVKTLESFKMDKPVESPNTQSEDYTRDPAVWPPPTPAEHRLPAQVKRPNSGLRAQRKEGPGMQQHRGPPLKGQGNPKLDRPVGRDPRKVKEEKVGEKGKNAQEGAVEGELKKFDDAGYDSDLVNILERDIMSRNPNIRWTDIADLEDAKKLLREAVVLPMWMPDFFXGIRRPWKGVLMVGPPGTGKTMLAKAVATECGTTFFNISSSTLTSKYRGESEKLVRLLFEMARFYAPTTIFIDEIDSICGRRGTSDEHEASRRVKSELLVQMDGVGGATENEDPSKMVMVLAATNFPWDIDEALRRRLEKRIYIPLPTVKGRADLLKISLREVDVSPDVDLDIIAEKMEDYSGADITNICRDASMMAMRRRIQGLSPEEIRALSKDELQMPVTMEDFEIALKKISKSVSAADLKKYEDWMKEFGSV; encoded by the exons ATGAATTTGGCGGATATTTGCGACAATACTAAAAAAGGAAGGGAATATGCATTGCTCGGGAACTACGACTCCTCTATGGTGTACTACCAGGGAGTTCTACAACAGATCCAAAAGCACTGTCAGTCCCTTAGAGATCCTGCACTGAAGGTCAAATGGCATCAG GTTAGACAGGAGCTGGTGGAGGAATATGAACAGGTAAGAAGCATCGTAAAAACTCTGGAGAGTTTCAAGATGGATAAACCAGTCGAATCACCTAATACTCAATCAGAGGACTACACGAGGGATCCTGCCGTGTGGCCACCCCCAACCCCTGCAGAACACAG ACTGCCTGCTCAGGTGAAAAGACCAAACAGTGGTCTGAGGGCTCAGCGTAAAGAAGGTCCTGGCATGCAGCAGCACCGTGGCCCTCCGTTAAAGGGCCAGGGAAATCCTAAATTAGACAGACCAGTTGGGCGTGACCCCCGCAAAGTTAAAGAAGAGAAAGTTGGTGAAAAA GGTAAGAATGCCCAGGAAGGGGCAGTGGAAGGAGAATTGAAGAAATTTGATGACGCAGGTTATGACAGCGACTTGGTTAATATTTTGGAGAGAGACATCATGTCAAGAAATCCAAACATACGCTG GACCGATATAGCAGACCTAGAGGATGCTAAGAAATTGCTGAGGGAAGCTGTGGTGTTGCCAATGTGGATGCCAGATTTCT AAGGCATTCGGCGCCCATGGAAG GGTGTTTTGATGGTTGGACCTCCAGGTACAGGCAAAACAATGCTGGCTAAAGCTGTAGCTACTGAGTGTGGTACCACTTTCTTCAACATATCATCCTCCACACTGACCTCCAAGTACCGGGGAGAGTCAGAGAAACTTGTTCGGCTGCTCTTTGAAATG GCTCGGTTTTATGCCCCTACTACCATATTTATTGATGAGATCGACTCCATTTGCGGGAGACGTGGCACATCAGACGAACACGAAGCAAGTCGCAGAGTGAAGTCTGAGCTTTTGGTGCAGATGGACG GTGTAGGAGGTGCAACAGAAAATGAAGACCCTTCTAAAATGGTGATGGTTCTGGCTGCAACGAATTTTCCATGGGACATAGATGAAGCCCTGAGGAGGAGGCTGGAAAAGAGGATCTATATTCCTCTGCCAACTG TAAAAGGTCGAGCGGATCTGCTCAAGATTAGCCTGAGAGAGGTGGACGTGTCTCCTGATGTTGACTTGGACATCATTgctgagaagatggaggatTACTCTGGTGCTGACATCACCAACATTTGCAG agatgcGTCCATGATGGCAATGCGTCGCAGGATTCAAGGTTTGAGCCCGGAGGAGATTCGAGCCTTATCGAAAGACGAGCTGCAGATGCCTGTCACTATGGAGGATTTTGAAATTGCTTTGAAAAAGATCTCCAAGTCAGTTTCTGCTGCTGATCTGAAGAAATATGAGGACTGGATGAAAGAATTTGGTTCTGTGTAA
- the LOC124394456 gene encoding tripartite motif-containing protein 16-like isoform X1 gives MTDELQGHNMVSNKAEITEKQSQNELKEEQIKFQQRILEKQKNVQKLKQTMDNITRHFQAAVDDSEMIFDELISSIMKKRSEMTEVIKAQEKAEMSRAEQLLKQLEQELADLNRKKAELEQLSQKNVHIHFLQGVSPESDDSTNIAAQLSFDVVRKPLLDLKKQADQISAAVSMILPLELQSREEFMQYFGYLTPDPNTAHCQLLLSEKNRAVTCSETKQQYSDHPERFKFWEQVLCKESVCGRCYWEVEWSSKDSVCISVSYKEISRKGQGYECGFGRNNQSWSLQCSPSSLSFWHNDLKTVIQGPISSRIGVYVDHRAGTLCFYSVSDTMTLLHRVHTTFTQPLYAGFYIWRFDSTVRICHRE, from the exons ATGACGGATGAACTCCAAGGCCACAATATGGTTTCAAATAAAGCAGAAATAACTGAGAAACAG tctcAGAATGAGTTAAAGGAGGAGCAGATCAAATTTCAGCAGAGGATCctggagaagcagaagaatgTACAGAAGCTGAAACAGACTATGGACAATATTACG AGGCATTTCCAGGCAGCAGTAGATGACAGTGAGATGATATTTGATGAGCTGATCAGCTCCATAATGAAAAAGCGCTCAGAAATGACAGAGGTGATCAAAGCTCAGGAGAAAGCAGAAATGAGTCGAGCTGAACAACTCCTCAAACAACTGGAGCAGGAACTTGCTGATCTCAATAGGAAAAAAGCTGAGTTGGAGCAGCTTTCACAGAAAAACGTTCACATCCACTTCCTCCAG GGTGTTTCTCCTGAATCTGACGACTCGACCAACATCGCTGCCCAGCTCTCATTTGACGTAGTGAGGAAACCTCTTTTGGATCTGAAAAAGCAAGCAGATCAAATCT CTGCAGCAGTTTCAATGATTTTACCTTTGGAACTGCAGAGCAGAGAGGAATTCATGCAGT attttggtTATTTGACTCCTGATCCCAACACAGCACACTGCCAACTCCTTCTGTCTGAGAAGAACCGAGCGGTGACTTGCAGTGAGACCAAACAGCAATATTCTGATCATCCAGAGAGATTTAAGTTCTGGGAGCAGGTGTTGTgcaaagagagtgtgtgtggacggtgttactgggaggtggagtggagcAGTAAGGACTCTGTGTGCATATCAGTCTCGTATAAAGAGATCAGCAGAAAAGGACAGGGTTATGAGTGCGGGTTTGGACGTAAcaatcagtcctggagtctgCAATGTtctccttcctctctttctttctggcaCAATGATTTAAAGACTGTAATCCAGGGTCCGATCTCCTCCAGAATAGGAGTGTATGTGGATCACAGGGCAGGAACTCTGTGCTTCTACAGCGTCTCTGACACGATGACGCTCCTCCACCGAGTCCACACTACATTCACTCAGCCTCTATATGCTGGGTTTTACATATGGAGGTTTGACTCGACTGTCAGGATATGTCACCGGGAATGA
- the LOC124394456 gene encoding tripartite motif-containing protein 16-like isoform X2, protein MAEPDMCMNSQNELKEEQIKFQQRILEKQKNVQKLKQTMDNITRHFQAAVDDSEMIFDELISSIMKKRSEMTEVIKAQEKAEMSRAEQLLKQLEQELADLNRKKAELEQLSQKNVHIHFLQGVSPESDDSTNIAAQLSFDVVRKPLLDLKKQADQISAAVSMILPLELQSREEFMQYFGYLTPDPNTAHCQLLLSEKNRAVTCSETKQQYSDHPERFKFWEQVLCKESVCGRCYWEVEWSSKDSVCISVSYKEISRKGQGYECGFGRNNQSWSLQCSPSSLSFWHNDLKTVIQGPISSRIGVYVDHRAGTLCFYSVSDTMTLLHRVHTTFTQPLYAGFYIWRFDSTVRICHRE, encoded by the exons ATGGCTGAACCAgacatgtgtatgaat tctcAGAATGAGTTAAAGGAGGAGCAGATCAAATTTCAGCAGAGGATCctggagaagcagaagaatgTACAGAAGCTGAAACAGACTATGGACAATATTACG AGGCATTTCCAGGCAGCAGTAGATGACAGTGAGATGATATTTGATGAGCTGATCAGCTCCATAATGAAAAAGCGCTCAGAAATGACAGAGGTGATCAAAGCTCAGGAGAAAGCAGAAATGAGTCGAGCTGAACAACTCCTCAAACAACTGGAGCAGGAACTTGCTGATCTCAATAGGAAAAAAGCTGAGTTGGAGCAGCTTTCACAGAAAAACGTTCACATCCACTTCCTCCAG GGTGTTTCTCCTGAATCTGACGACTCGACCAACATCGCTGCCCAGCTCTCATTTGACGTAGTGAGGAAACCTCTTTTGGATCTGAAAAAGCAAGCAGATCAAATCT CTGCAGCAGTTTCAATGATTTTACCTTTGGAACTGCAGAGCAGAGAGGAATTCATGCAGT attttggtTATTTGACTCCTGATCCCAACACAGCACACTGCCAACTCCTTCTGTCTGAGAAGAACCGAGCGGTGACTTGCAGTGAGACCAAACAGCAATATTCTGATCATCCAGAGAGATTTAAGTTCTGGGAGCAGGTGTTGTgcaaagagagtgtgtgtggacggtgttactgggaggtggagtggagcAGTAAGGACTCTGTGTGCATATCAGTCTCGTATAAAGAGATCAGCAGAAAAGGACAGGGTTATGAGTGCGGGTTTGGACGTAAcaatcagtcctggagtctgCAATGTtctccttcctctctttctttctggcaCAATGATTTAAAGACTGTAATCCAGGGTCCGATCTCCTCCAGAATAGGAGTGTATGTGGATCACAGGGCAGGAACTCTGTGCTTCTACAGCGTCTCTGACACGATGACGCTCCTCCACCGAGTCCACACTACATTCACTCAGCCTCTATATGCTGGGTTTTACATATGGAGGTTTGACTCGACTGTCAGGATATGTCACCGGGAATGA
- the LOC124394110 gene encoding uncharacterized protein LOC124394110, translating to MFLHYCTTLVGVCSDSSIVDIFLTVEGKHERIENNYLYDGTILGVFGNGEHGMWLLGIHMDFIKLTYLRIRFDGGEGKREGKRRRKGKERPERRLSLNDDVNLNLAFDPTKRGKKEKEKDYLSDEDEDSDEEYESRTYAITAAAMHKALVVCGDSKVTCGLIRRRLCANGLRRHPYTVTGSVCCVSQRGSSSQPHTTKPSNCGTETLRNSWVCLCVRLRSRCCS from the exons ATGTTCCTGCACTACTGCACCACGCTGGTGGGAGTGTGTTCGGACTCCTCCATTGTCGACATTTTCCTTACCGTAGAAGGCAAACACGAAAGAATTGAAAACAA TTATCTATACGACGGGACAATTTTGGGAGTTTTTGGAAACGGAGAACACGGCATGTGGCTGTTGGGAATCCATATGGACTTTATTAAACTGACTTACCTG CGCATTCGTTTCGATGGAGGAGAAGgtaaaagagaaggaaaaagaagacgAAAGGGAAAAGAAAGACCAGAAAGACGACTGTCATTGAATGATGATGTTAACCTAAATTTAGCTTTTGATCCGACAAAGCGagggaagaaggagaaggagaaagactaTCTTtctgatgaagatgaagactcGGACGAGGAATATGAGAGCAGGACCTACGCCATCACGGCTGCTGCGATGCACAAAg CACTGGTTGTATGTGGAGATTCAAAGGTCACATGTGGTTTAATCAGACGCCGACTCTGCGCAAATGGACTCCGAAGACACCC GTACACAGTGACAGGATCAGTGTGCTGCGTCTCACAGAGAGGATCATCATCTCAGCCTCATACGACAAAACCGTCAAACTGTGGGACAGAAACACTAAGAAACAG ctgggtctgtttgtgtgtaaggCTCCGGTCGAGGTGCTGCAGTTGA